From Apium graveolens cultivar Ventura chromosome 9, ASM990537v1, whole genome shotgun sequence, the proteins below share one genomic window:
- the LOC141683870 gene encoding ribulose-phosphate 3-epimerase, cytoplasmic isoform-like — protein MVAAKIAPSMLSSDFSNLASEAHRMLSFGADWLHMDIMDGHFVPNLTIGAPVIESLRKHTKAYLDCHLMVTNPLDYVEPFAKAGASGFTFHIEASKDNWKELVQKIKAKGMTPGVSLKPGTPVEELYPLLDDEIPVELVLVMTVEPGFGGQKFMPEMMDKVRTLRQKYPTLDIEVDGGLGPSTIDIAAAAGANCIVAGSSVFGAPEPAQVISVLRKSVYEAQITN, from the exons ATGGTAGCAGCCAAAATAGCACCCTCAATGCTGTCCTCTGACTTCTCCAACTTAGCTTCTGAGGCTCATCGGATGCTGTCTTTCGGTGCTGATTGGCTTCACATGGACATCATG GATGG gcACTTTGTCCCAAACCTTACTATTGGTGCTCCAGTCATTGAAAGTCTGCGCAAGCACACCAA GGCATACTTGGATTGCCATCTTATGGTCACAAATCCTCTTGATTATGTTGAACCATTCGCAAAAGCTGGGGCTTCAGGGTTTACGTTCCATATTGAGGCATCCAAAG ATAACTGGAAAGAACTTGTTCAAAAAATTAAGGCAAAGGGCATGACACCAGGGGTATCGTTAAAACCTGGGACACCAGTTGAAGAACTGTATCCATTG CTTGATGATGAAATTCCTGTGGAGCTGGTTCTTGTGATGACTGTGGAACCTGGATTTGGTGGGCAGAAGTTTATGCCTGAAATGATGGATAAG GTACGTACTTTGAGACAAAAGTACCCAACACTTGACATAGAG GTGGACGGTGGTTTAGGACCTTCAACTATTGATATTGCCGCTGCAGCTGGAGCAAACTGCATTGTTGCAGGAAGTTCAGTTTTTGGAGCTCCTGAGCCTGCCCAAGTCATATCAGTTCTAAGAAAGAGTGTGTATGAAGCCCAGATAACTAATTAA